In Helianthus annuus cultivar XRQ/B chromosome 9, HanXRQr2.0-SUNRISE, whole genome shotgun sequence, the following are encoded in one genomic region:
- the LOC110876494 gene encoding uncharacterized protein LOC110876494 — MWVWKSDCNNSFNVAAVRDQVIKRSICVEDKWLFWNCWVPSKVNLFVWRSVLNRIPVKEELIKRGVCIQNPLCLICEDQAESVEHLVCKCTLSKFIWWNILDWVKLPVDVEFGSCKEALEFIEGRKGSKVWKKVINLIFQSSMWHIWKARNEKEFNGVLLSGNVVVEDIKADAYLWLKSRSKFDKLDWGR; from the coding sequence ATGTGGGTATGGAAATCAGACTGTAACAATAGTTTTAATGTTGCGGCGGTTAGGGATCAAGTTATAAAAAGATCGATTTGCGTTGAAGATAAATGGCTGTTTTGGAATTGTTGGGTCCCGTCGAAGGTTAATCTTTTTGTGTGGAGATCAGTGCTGAATAGAATTCCGGTTAAGGAAGAGCTTATCAAGAGAGGAGTTTGCATTCAAAATCCTCTATGTTTGATATGTGAAGACCAAGCCGAATCTGTTGAGCATCTGGTGTGTAAGTGCACTTTGTCAAAGTTCATCTGGTGGAATATATTGGATTGGGTCAAGCTGCCAGTTGATGTGGAGTTTGGTTCATGCAAGGAAGCTTTGGAGTTCATTGAAGGAAGGAAAGGATCTAAGGTTTGGAAGAAAGTTATCAATCTTATTTTTCAATCAAGTATGTGGCATATTTGGAAGGCTCGCAATGAGAAGGAGTTTAATGGGGTCCTGTTATCCGGGAATGTGGTGGTAGAGGATATTAAAGCTGATGCGTATCTTTGGTTAAAAAGTCGGTCTAAGTTTGATAAGTTGGATTGGGGTAGATAG
- the LOC110878957 gene encoding protease Do-like 7 isoform X2 — MNDSLQSETNHQLSMELDPPFNESHATAEDWRKALHKVVPAVVVLRTTACRAFDTESAGASQATGLVVDKRRGIILTNRHVVEPGPVTAEAVFVNREEIPVYPIYRDPVHDFGFFRYDPGAVKFLSYEEIPLAPEAASVGLEIRVVGNDSGEKISILAGTLARLDRDAPFYKKDGYNDFNTFYIQAASGTKSGSSGSPVINWQGKAVALNAGGKTSSSSAFFFPLERVVRALNMLQKGRDLCQDKWEAVTIPRGTIQATFVHKGFDDTRRLGLQSETEELVRHASPPSETGMLVVDSVVPGGPAYDHLEPGDVLVRMNGEVITQFLKMETLLDDSVGKNVELEFERGGTSLTVQLVVEDLHSITPNYFLEVSGAVIHPLSYQQARNFRFNCGLVYVSDPGYMLYRAGVPRHAIIKRLADKDTSNLEDFINVLSQLSRGARVPLEYINYKDRHRKKSVLVTMDRHEWYASPQIYTRDDTSGIWIRKPALPSSSQLISSGITQVPNGVASMDTSSSEHVLEVSNNKDASADDMVIAEVEDSTSPGDHDTLADSGNASVAERVIEPTLVMFSVHVPSSCMVDGVHAQHFVGTGVIIFHSEEMGLVAVDKNTVAISASDVRLSFAAFPIEIPGEVAFLHPVHNYALIAYDPSLLGPAGNSVVRAAQLLPEPALRRGESVCLVGLNKSLQATSRKSVVTNPCAVLKISSADSPRYRATNMEVIELDTDFGSMFSGVLTDEHGRVKAIWGSFSTQIKYGASSSEDHHFTRGIHIYSISQVLNKIRSGAKGQTFLINGIKRPMPLVRVLEVEFYCTLLSKARSFGLSNNWIQALVKKDPVRRQVLRVKGCLAGSKAENLLEQGDMVLAINRKPVTCFNDVEEACHALDVSDDMDTKLVFTIFRQGREMEVEVGTDIRDGNGTTRVINWCGCLVQDPHPEVRALGFLPKEGHGVYVARWSSGSPVHRYGLYSQQWIVEVNGKPTPDLDAFVNVTKEIEDGEFVRVRTVHLNGKPRVLTLKQDLHYWPTWELRFDPETATWHRRIIKSLETGDSL; from the exons ATGAATGACTCATTACAATCGGAAACAAATCATCAACTGTCAATGGAACTCGATCCTCCGTTCAACGAGAGCCACGCCACCGCTGAAGATTGGAGAAAAGCGTTGCACAAGGTTGTTCCGGCGGTGGTGGTGCTCCGTACGACTGCCTGCAGAGCTTTTGACACTGAATCGGCCGGTGCGAGCCAAGCTACGGGCCTTGTTGTTGATAAGCGTCGGGGAATTATACTCACTAACCGTCATGTGGTCGAACCAG GTCCTGTGACAGCGGAAGCTGTGTTTGTTAATCGTGAAGAGATTCCTGTTTATCCGATATATAGAGATCCT GTTCACGATTTTGGATTCTTTCGGTATGATCCTGGTGCGGTGAAGTTTCTGAGCTATGAGGAGATCCCTCTTGCTCCCGAAGCTGCTTCTGTTGGACTGGAAATTAGAGTTGTTGGTAATGATAGTGGAGAGAAG ATCTCTATTTTGGCTGGTACTCTTGCTCGTCTTGATAGGGATGCACCGTTTTATAAGAA AGATGGCTACAACGATTTCAATACGTTCTACATACAG GCAGCTTCAGGTACTAAAAGTGGTTCGAGTGGGTCCCCAGTCATCAATTGGCAAGGAAAGGCCGTTGCATTAAATGCTGGCGGCAAGACTTCTAGTTCCTCAGCGTTTTTCTTTCCTTTAGAACGA GTGGTGAGGGCTTTAAATATGTTGCAAAAAGGGAGAGATTTGTGTCAAGATAAGTGGGAGGCTGTTACAATACCTCGTGGTACAATCCAG GCAACCTTTGTCCACAAAGGTTTTGATGATACCCGTCGGCTTGGTCTGCAAAGTGAAACAGAGGAG TTGGTTCGCCATGCATCTCCACCAAGTGAAACCGGGATGCTTGTAGTTGATTCTGTG GTGCCAGGTGGCCCAGCTTATGACCATTTGGAACCAGGTGATGTGCTTGTTCGCATGAATGGGGAG GTGATTACTCAGTTTCTAAAGATGGAGACTTTACTTGATGACAGCGTGGGCAAAAATGTTGAGTTGGAGTTTGAAAGGGGCGGGACATCTTTGACCGTTCAGTTGGTG GTTGAGGATTTACACTCCATAACCCcgaactactttttggaagttagTGGTGCAGTTATACACCCACTCTCTTATCAACAAGCTAGGAATTTTCGTTTTAACTGTGGCCTTGTATACGTGTCTGATCCCGG TTACATGCTTTATAGAGCTGGTGTCCCACGGCATGCCATTATCAAGAGATTAGCCGATAAAGACACTTCAAATCTTGAAGACTTCATTAATGTTCTATCCCAGCTCTCTAGAGGAGCTCGGGTTCCATTGGAATACATAAACTACAAAGATCGCCATAGGAAGAAG TCTGTTCTAGTTACAATGGATCGGCATGAGTGGTATGCTTCACCTCAAATATATACCCGTGACGACACTTCTGGTATTTGGATAAGAAAACCGGCTCTGCCCTCCAGTTCCCAACTTATATCTTCTGGCATTACACAAGTTCCTAATGGTGTTGCCAGCATGGACACTAGTAGCTCTGAACATGTTCTAGAGGTATCCAACAATAAAGATGCATCTGCTGATGATATGGTGATTGCTGAGGTGGAAGATTCAACATCTCCGGGAGATCATGACACATTAGCAGACTCTGGTAATGCTTCTGTTGCAGAGCGTGTAATAGAGCCCACTCTTGTCATGTTTTCG GTTCATGTACCATCATCATGTATGGTTGATGGTGTCCATGCACAGCATTTTGTTGGAACTGGTGTGATTATATTTCATTCAGAAGAAATGGGGTTGGTTGCAGTTGACAAGAATACTGTTGCCATATCAGCATCTGATGTCAGGCTTTCTTTTGCTGCATTTCCAATCGAAATTCCCGGGGAG GTGGCGTTTCTCCATCCTGTTCACAACTATGCACTTATTGCGTATGACCCATCTCTCCTTGGACCTGCTGGTAATTCAGTAGTCCGGGCTGCTCAACTTCTTCCAG AACCTGCATTGCGGCGTGGAGAGAGTGTGTGTCTTGTGGGATTAAATAAAAGTTTACAAGCAACATCTAGAAAATCTGTTGTTACCAACCCGTGTGCCGTTCTGAAGATAAGTTCGGCTGATTCACCGCGCTATAGAGCAACCAACATGGAAGTTATAGAGCTTGATACTG ACTTTGGTAGCATGTTTTCAGGAGTACTAACAGATGAGCATGGAAGAGTTAAAGCTATATGGGGCAGCTTTTCAACTCAG ATCAAATATGGTGCAAGTTCATCTGAAGATCATCACTTCACCAGAGGTATTCATATATATTCGATTAGCCAAGTTCTTAATAAAATAAGATCAGGCGCGAAAGGACAGACATTTCTTATAAATGGTATCAAAAGACCAATGCCTCTAGTTAGGGTTTTAGAGGTCGAGTTTTATTGTACTTTACTTTCCAAGGCTAGAAGTTTTGGTCTCAGCAACAACTGGATCCAG GCTCTTGTAAAGAAAGATCCTGTGAGACGTCAGGTTCTACGGGTCAAAGGTTGTTTAGCTGGATCTAAAGCTGAAAATTTACTGGAACAAGGTGATATGGTTCTTGCAATTAATAGGAAGCCAGTTACATGTTTTAATGATGTTGAAGAAGCATGCCATGCCTTGGATGTGTCTGATGACATGGATACAAAACTTGTATTCACCATCTTTCGTCAG GGACGTGAAATGGAGGTTGAAGTGGGAACCGATATAAGAGATGGCAACGGCACCACGCGTGTAATTAACTGGTGCGGATGTTTGGTGCAAGATCCTCACCCAGAAGTACGTGCCCTCGGGTTTCTTCCCAAAGAGGGCCATGGTGTATATGTCGCAAG GTGGTCCTCTGGGAGTCCTGTGCATAGATATGGTTTATATTCTCAACAATGGATTGTGGAAGTTAATGGAAAACCAACTCCTGACTTGGATGCTTTTGTCAATGTCACAAAG GAGATTGAAGACGGAGAATTTGTTCGTGTAAGGACGGTCCACTTGAATGGGAAGCCAAGGGTGCTGACACTGAAGCAGGACCTGCACTACTGGCCTACATGGGAGCTCAGGTTTGATCCTGAAACTGCTACATGGCACAGAAGGATAATTAAATCATTGGAAACGGGAGATAGCCTATGA
- the LOC110878957 gene encoding protease Do-like 7 isoform X1, producing MNDSLQSETNHQLSMELDPPFNESHATAEDWRKALHKVVPAVVVLRTTACRAFDTESAGASQATGLVVDKRRGIILTNRHVVEPGPVTAEAVFVNREEIPVYPIYRDPVHDFGFFRYDPGAVKFLSYEEIPLAPEAASVGLEIRVVGNDSGEKISILAGTLARLDRDAPFYKKDGYNDFNTFYIQAASGTKSGSSGSPVINWQGKAVALNAGGKTSSSSAFFFPLERVVRALNMLQKGRDLCQDKWEAVTIPRGTIQATFVHKGFDDTRRLGLQSETEELVRHASPPSETGMLVVDSVVPGGPAYDHLEPGDVLVRMNGEVITQFLKMETLLDDSVGKNVELEFERGGTSLTVQLVVEDLHSITPNYFLEVSGAVIHPLSYQQARNFRFNCGLVYVSDPGYMLYRAGVPRHAIIKRLADKDTSNLEDFINVLSQLSRGARVPLEYINYKDRHRKKSVLVTMDRHEWYASPQIYTRDDTSGIWIRKPALPSSSQLISSGITQVPNGVASMDTSSSEHVLEVSNNKDASADDMVIAEVEDSTSPGDHDTLADSGNASVAERVIEPTLVMFSVHVPSSCMVDGVHAQHFVGTGVIIFHSEEMGLVAVDKNTVAISASDVRLSFAAFPIEIPGEVAFLHPVHNYALIAYDPSLLGPAGNSVVRAAQLLPEPALRRGESVCLVGLNKSLQATSRKSVVTNPCAVLKISSADSPRYRATNMEVIELDTDFGSMFSGVLTDEHGRVKAIWGSFSTQVRKKKRKIKYGASSSEDHHFTRGIHIYSISQVLNKIRSGAKGQTFLINGIKRPMPLVRVLEVEFYCTLLSKARSFGLSNNWIQALVKKDPVRRQVLRVKGCLAGSKAENLLEQGDMVLAINRKPVTCFNDVEEACHALDVSDDMDTKLVFTIFRQGREMEVEVGTDIRDGNGTTRVINWCGCLVQDPHPEVRALGFLPKEGHGVYVARWSSGSPVHRYGLYSQQWIVEVNGKPTPDLDAFVNVTKEIEDGEFVRVRTVHLNGKPRVLTLKQDLHYWPTWELRFDPETATWHRRIIKSLETGDSL from the exons ATGAATGACTCATTACAATCGGAAACAAATCATCAACTGTCAATGGAACTCGATCCTCCGTTCAACGAGAGCCACGCCACCGCTGAAGATTGGAGAAAAGCGTTGCACAAGGTTGTTCCGGCGGTGGTGGTGCTCCGTACGACTGCCTGCAGAGCTTTTGACACTGAATCGGCCGGTGCGAGCCAAGCTACGGGCCTTGTTGTTGATAAGCGTCGGGGAATTATACTCACTAACCGTCATGTGGTCGAACCAG GTCCTGTGACAGCGGAAGCTGTGTTTGTTAATCGTGAAGAGATTCCTGTTTATCCGATATATAGAGATCCT GTTCACGATTTTGGATTCTTTCGGTATGATCCTGGTGCGGTGAAGTTTCTGAGCTATGAGGAGATCCCTCTTGCTCCCGAAGCTGCTTCTGTTGGACTGGAAATTAGAGTTGTTGGTAATGATAGTGGAGAGAAG ATCTCTATTTTGGCTGGTACTCTTGCTCGTCTTGATAGGGATGCACCGTTTTATAAGAA AGATGGCTACAACGATTTCAATACGTTCTACATACAG GCAGCTTCAGGTACTAAAAGTGGTTCGAGTGGGTCCCCAGTCATCAATTGGCAAGGAAAGGCCGTTGCATTAAATGCTGGCGGCAAGACTTCTAGTTCCTCAGCGTTTTTCTTTCCTTTAGAACGA GTGGTGAGGGCTTTAAATATGTTGCAAAAAGGGAGAGATTTGTGTCAAGATAAGTGGGAGGCTGTTACAATACCTCGTGGTACAATCCAG GCAACCTTTGTCCACAAAGGTTTTGATGATACCCGTCGGCTTGGTCTGCAAAGTGAAACAGAGGAG TTGGTTCGCCATGCATCTCCACCAAGTGAAACCGGGATGCTTGTAGTTGATTCTGTG GTGCCAGGTGGCCCAGCTTATGACCATTTGGAACCAGGTGATGTGCTTGTTCGCATGAATGGGGAG GTGATTACTCAGTTTCTAAAGATGGAGACTTTACTTGATGACAGCGTGGGCAAAAATGTTGAGTTGGAGTTTGAAAGGGGCGGGACATCTTTGACCGTTCAGTTGGTG GTTGAGGATTTACACTCCATAACCCcgaactactttttggaagttagTGGTGCAGTTATACACCCACTCTCTTATCAACAAGCTAGGAATTTTCGTTTTAACTGTGGCCTTGTATACGTGTCTGATCCCGG TTACATGCTTTATAGAGCTGGTGTCCCACGGCATGCCATTATCAAGAGATTAGCCGATAAAGACACTTCAAATCTTGAAGACTTCATTAATGTTCTATCCCAGCTCTCTAGAGGAGCTCGGGTTCCATTGGAATACATAAACTACAAAGATCGCCATAGGAAGAAG TCTGTTCTAGTTACAATGGATCGGCATGAGTGGTATGCTTCACCTCAAATATATACCCGTGACGACACTTCTGGTATTTGGATAAGAAAACCGGCTCTGCCCTCCAGTTCCCAACTTATATCTTCTGGCATTACACAAGTTCCTAATGGTGTTGCCAGCATGGACACTAGTAGCTCTGAACATGTTCTAGAGGTATCCAACAATAAAGATGCATCTGCTGATGATATGGTGATTGCTGAGGTGGAAGATTCAACATCTCCGGGAGATCATGACACATTAGCAGACTCTGGTAATGCTTCTGTTGCAGAGCGTGTAATAGAGCCCACTCTTGTCATGTTTTCG GTTCATGTACCATCATCATGTATGGTTGATGGTGTCCATGCACAGCATTTTGTTGGAACTGGTGTGATTATATTTCATTCAGAAGAAATGGGGTTGGTTGCAGTTGACAAGAATACTGTTGCCATATCAGCATCTGATGTCAGGCTTTCTTTTGCTGCATTTCCAATCGAAATTCCCGGGGAG GTGGCGTTTCTCCATCCTGTTCACAACTATGCACTTATTGCGTATGACCCATCTCTCCTTGGACCTGCTGGTAATTCAGTAGTCCGGGCTGCTCAACTTCTTCCAG AACCTGCATTGCGGCGTGGAGAGAGTGTGTGTCTTGTGGGATTAAATAAAAGTTTACAAGCAACATCTAGAAAATCTGTTGTTACCAACCCGTGTGCCGTTCTGAAGATAAGTTCGGCTGATTCACCGCGCTATAGAGCAACCAACATGGAAGTTATAGAGCTTGATACTG ACTTTGGTAGCATGTTTTCAGGAGTACTAACAGATGAGCATGGAAGAGTTAAAGCTATATGGGGCAGCTTTTCAACTCAGGTTcgtaaaaagaaaaggaag ATCAAATATGGTGCAAGTTCATCTGAAGATCATCACTTCACCAGAGGTATTCATATATATTCGATTAGCCAAGTTCTTAATAAAATAAGATCAGGCGCGAAAGGACAGACATTTCTTATAAATGGTATCAAAAGACCAATGCCTCTAGTTAGGGTTTTAGAGGTCGAGTTTTATTGTACTTTACTTTCCAAGGCTAGAAGTTTTGGTCTCAGCAACAACTGGATCCAG GCTCTTGTAAAGAAAGATCCTGTGAGACGTCAGGTTCTACGGGTCAAAGGTTGTTTAGCTGGATCTAAAGCTGAAAATTTACTGGAACAAGGTGATATGGTTCTTGCAATTAATAGGAAGCCAGTTACATGTTTTAATGATGTTGAAGAAGCATGCCATGCCTTGGATGTGTCTGATGACATGGATACAAAACTTGTATTCACCATCTTTCGTCAG GGACGTGAAATGGAGGTTGAAGTGGGAACCGATATAAGAGATGGCAACGGCACCACGCGTGTAATTAACTGGTGCGGATGTTTGGTGCAAGATCCTCACCCAGAAGTACGTGCCCTCGGGTTTCTTCCCAAAGAGGGCCATGGTGTATATGTCGCAAG GTGGTCCTCTGGGAGTCCTGTGCATAGATATGGTTTATATTCTCAACAATGGATTGTGGAAGTTAATGGAAAACCAACTCCTGACTTGGATGCTTTTGTCAATGTCACAAAG GAGATTGAAGACGGAGAATTTGTTCGTGTAAGGACGGTCCACTTGAATGGGAAGCCAAGGGTGCTGACACTGAAGCAGGACCTGCACTACTGGCCTACATGGGAGCTCAGGTTTGATCCTGAAACTGCTACATGGCACAGAAGGATAATTAAATCATTGGAAACGGGAGATAGCCTATGA